Proteins from one Parcubacteria group bacterium ADurb.Bin159 genomic window:
- the def gene encoding Peptide deformylase → MLKIRLYPDPILREKCQEIKIIDQNIENLAKEMLETMYKEDGVGLAAPQIGKAIRLIVLDIGKEPIALANPKIVEKKGISFLSEGCLSLPGKSVIVKRAAYVKVKGIDPWTKEKKEYSARGLLAHDFQHEIDHLNGILIIDY, encoded by the coding sequence ATGCTTAAAATCCGTTTATATCCTGACCCTATTTTACGAGAAAAGTGTCAGGAAATAAAAATTATTGACCAAAACATTGAAAATTTAGCCAAAGAAATGTTAGAGACGATGTATAAAGAAGATGGTGTTGGTTTAGCCGCGCCGCAAATCGGTAAAGCTATTCGGTTGATTGTTTTAGATATCGGAAAAGAGCCGATAGCTTTGGCTAATCCTAAAATTGTGGAAAAAAAAGGAATTTCATTTTTGTCCGAAGGATGTTTAAGTTTACCCGGAAAAAGTGTTATTGTTAAAAGGGCGGCTTATGTTAAAGTGAAAGGCATTGATCCTTGGACAAAAGAAAAAAAAGAATATTCCGCCCGGGGTTTATTAGCCCATGATTTTCAACACGAAATTGACCATTTAAATGGAATTCTCATCATTGATTATTAG